CCCTCAAGCTGTCCGGCGAGAAGATCGTCACGGCCTACAAGCAGGTCTTCGACCTCGACTACACGATCATCCGCCCGTCGGCCCTCTACGGGCCGGGCTGCGTGAGCCGCCGGGTCAGCCAGATCTTCATCGAGAGCGCTCTCGTGGGGGACAAGCTGCGCGTGGACGGAGACGGCGACGAGCGGCTGGACTTCTCCTACATCGGCGACGTCGTGGACGGCGTCCTGCGCGCGGTGGGCCATCCAGCGGCGCGCAACGAGTGCTTCAACATCACGGCGGGCAACGCGCGCCAGCTGCGCGAGCTGATCGAGCTCGTGCGCGAGCACTTCCCCGAGGTCGAGGTCGAGTACGTGGAGCGCGACGCCCTGCGCCCCTACCGCGGCACGCTCAGCATCGAGAAGGCCCGGCGACTGATCGGCTACGACCCCCAGACCACACTCGAGGACGGCCTCGACCGCTACGTGGCGTGGTACCGCGACCTCGTCTCGGACGGGGCGCTGGCCGCGCCGCCCGCCTGACGCCGGCCCCGTGGAGATGCGTGAAGACGGCTGGCTCTCGGAGCGGTTCGGCCACCCCGTCTACTCGCTGACCGGCCTCGAAGGGGGATTCGATGCCGAGGCGCTGCGCGGGCACACAACCGGACGGGACGCCGCCAGCTACCAGGCCAAGGTCGCTGCCGGGGCCTGGGCGCTCGTGCGCGATCTCGTGGCAGCCGGCTTCCGCGAGGTCTGCACGGCGGTAACGCTCGCCCGGGCTCTGGAACCGCCGCTAGATCCCCGGCGGGACGAGCCCGTCGTGCGGCCCATCGACCCGGACCGGGACTCGGGTTTGCCCGATCTGGCTGCGCGGGCCTTCCACTCGAGCCGCTTCCACCTCGACCCCTACATCCCGGGCTCGGTGGCCACGGCGATCAAGCGGGACTGGACGGCGAGCTACCTGTCCGGAACGCGCGGCGTGGGCGCCCTCGTGGCCGAAGGCGACCATGGGCCCCTCGGCTTCCTCGGCATGCTCGGCACAGGCGATGTGCGCGTGATCGACCTCATCGCGGTGGACCCCGCCGGTCAGGGGCGCGGCGCCGGGCGTGCGCTCGTCCGGCGCCTGCTCGACGAGACATGCGGGCACTCCGAGCGCGTGGAGGTGGGGACGCAGACGGCGAACGGGCGGGCCATCCGCTTTTACGAGCGACTGGGCTTCGCGACGGCGCGAACCGCCCACGACCTCCACCTCCACACCGGTACCCCACGGTGGGGTTGATGAAGGTCCCGGCAGCGTCCGCGGTCGCGGCGTTCGAGGCCGCCTATGTCGAGCGAGCGCGGCGCGAGCTCGGCTCCCGCCTCGCGACCGCCGAGGCCGTCGTCCTTGACCGCCTGCCGCTCGCGGATGGCCGGCCAGCGCTTGCAGGCTGGTGGTGCCCAGAGGACGCGGGCGACGGCCTGATCGTGCTACCCAACCCGTGGGACGAGCGGGCGGCCATCGAGCCGTGCGTCGATTACGTCTCGGCGATCGTCGACCTTCTAATCGCACACGGGGCGACGGTCATGGAGGAGGCCCACGATGCCGCGCACGCCGCGGTGTACTGGGATGTCCTGTTGCGTCCGTGGCTCACATTTATGGCCCACGTGGGCCTCGACCGGCGGATGTTCTGCGCAGCAGTCACGGACCTGGCACCCGATCTCCCTGTTGCAATTGGGACGCCCCCGGAGGTTCCTCCAACGATGGGGGAGGCCGTCGAACTGGTGCGGAGGGATGCGGGGAACCGCTCGATCGGGACCTACTTCGCGCAGCGTCTGGATCTCCCGGTGACGGACGCGATACAGCCTTTGCCCGCGGCTCCAACCCAACCACCTCGCTCGACGCCAGCCGGCTGGGCGCTGATCGCGCTTGAGCTCATGATCCAGGGCACAACCGCAGCTGTGGCATCAATGAAAACCGGGCGTCGCGTCGTCCTCGTCGGCGGCGGGCATCTTTCGGCCATCGACACACTACGTCTCATGCGCCGCGTGCGCGGCCTTCGAATCATCCGCGGCCCGGGACCGCAACCCGGTCTTCGTCCGGAAAGCCCCGTTCGCGACGACATCCGTCGCCGTTTCGCAGCAATGGAGACAGACGATCCCTGCGTCGCGGACATCGCAGCTTTCGCAGCAAGAATGCTACCCCGGACGGTGCTGGAGGACTACGAGGCGGTGGTCACGGCGAGTCGGCGCCGCTACGGCGCCGCCTGCGTTGCGATCGCAGGCAACTACCGGGCCCAGGACGTCGAGGCGGAGTTCCTTGGGCGCTGCGCGGAGGCCGGCTTGCTGCGTGCCTTTGTCCAACACGGGGGGACCTATCTCCAGGCGAAGGTGAACGCGTACGAGAGTCTCGAGATCCGTCCCTGGGCGGCTTTTATGAGCTGGGGCGGTAGGGGACGAAGCGTGCGACCGCTCCCAAGTCCGCGTCTAGCGCGTATCCGTGACAGCCACGTGGGTAGCAGAAGGATCGTCATCCTAGAGTGGCTCATGCCGCCCGATACGTACCTCTCGCGTATCGGGACTAAGCCGCTGGCAAACCAGGGCTATGCCCAACACGACCTGCTTGCCGAGTTTGTCCGCCACGCCGACGCCTTCCAAAACAACCTGTTCCTCAGGCGCTTCCCATATGTCGGGCTCGACGCTGAGCGCGACCCCGTCGTCGCCGCGCTGCCACATCGAGCACCAGCGACTCGGCGCAGCGCGACGCGGCTGATGCAGTCTGCGGGGTTGTGTGTCCTCACGTACCCGGACACCCCGTTCATCGAAGCGATGGTGATCGGAGTGCCGACCGTCGGGCTATGGGACCCGGACCTCTGGGAGTTCCGCGACGACGCCCGCGGCCCGTTCGACGCGTTGCGCGCCGCCGGGGTGCTCTTCTCCGATCCCCGCGCAGCGGCAGCACATGTTGAAGCGATTCACGAGCGGGCCTCGGACTGGTGGGCCTCGCGTGAGATCCAGGATGCCCGTCAGCTCTTCCTCGACCGCTTCGCGATCGGCGGGGATTGGCTCGCGGCCTGGACGTTCTTCCTCCGCGAGCTCCGCGATCGCCCGGCTGCGCCAAGGTGAATCCGGCACATATCCTTGCCGCGTGATCGCCACGGTGGTCCAGGCGCGGATGTCCTCCGCGCGCCTGCCGGGCAAGGTGCTGCGGCCTATCGCGGGAACCCCAGCCCTTCAGTACCTGCTCGAACGGCTCGCCCGGGCACACGGCCCCGACTCCACTATCGTCGCCACCTCGCAGGGCCCGGAGGACGACCCGGTGGCCGCGCTCTGCGACCGCCTGGGCGTGCCAGTGCACCGCGGGCCGCTTGAGGACGTGGCGGAGCGCTTTGCGGAGGTGGTGGAGCGCTTCGGCCTGGACGCCTTCGTGCGGGTGTCCGGCGACAGCCCGCTGCTCGACCAGCGCATCGTGGACCGCGCCGTGGAGCTCTTCCGCTCCCGTGAGCCGGACCTGGTGACCAACGTCTTCCCCCGGTCCTTTCCTGTCGGGCAGTCGGTGGAGGTGGTCTCGGCAGCCAGCTTTGGGGCCCTCCTACCCGAGCTCGAGGACTCCGACGCGCGCGAGCACTTAACGCGGATGTTCTACTCGCGCCCGGAGAGGTTCAGCATCGAGAACTTCTCCAACGACCGCGACCTGAGCGGCGTGCGGCTGGCCATCGACGAGGAGCCCGATGCCCTCCTCGTCGAGCGCGTGGTGTCGCGCATGACCCGCCCGCACTGGGACTACTCGCTCGACGAGCTTGTCGCGCTCGCCGATGGCCCCGCGCCCGTGGGCTAACCTGGCCCGCCTTGAAGATCGGGGACTTCGACCTGGACGAGCGGGTGCTCGTGGTAGCCGAGATCGGCAACAACCACGAGGGCGACGCCGAGACGGCGCGTGAGCTCGTCCGCGAGGCCGCCGCCGCCGGCGCGCACGCCGTCAAGTTCCAGACGTTCAAGACCGAGCTGTTCGTGAGCGCCCTCGACGCCGCCCGCTTCGCGCAGCTCAGCCGCTTCGAGCTCCCCTCTGAGGTCTTCGCGGAGCTGGCGGACCTCGCGCGCTCGCTCGGGCTGCTCTTCCTCTCCACCCCGCTCGACCTGGAGAGCGCGGGGTTCCTCGAGGGGATCGTGGACGCCATGAAGATCGCATCCGGGGACAACGACTTCTTCCCGCTGCTGCGCAGGGTCGCGGCGGGTGACAAGCCCATCGTGATCTCCACCGGCGCCAGCGAGGAGGGACACGTGCAGGCCGCCGTGGACGCGGTCACGGAGGTGCGGGGGCCGGCTGCTCGCGACTCGGTCGCGCTACTGCACTGCGTGAGTAGCTACCCCGCGGAGCCGCAGGACCTCAACCTTCGCGCTATCCCCTACCTCGCCGAGCGGTTCCCTTACGCCGTTGGCTATTCCGACCACTCGCTCGGGATCACGGCCGCGCTCGCTGCTGTCGCTCTGGGCGCACGCATAGTCGAAAAGCACTTCACGTTGGAGTCGGTGAGCTCCGACTTTCGTGACCATCAGCTGTCGGCCACCCCGTCTCAAATGCGCGAGCTCGTTGACGCCATCGAGCAAGCGCAAGGCATGCTCGGTTCCTTTGAGAAGACGATCCAGCCGACCGAAGCAGAAGCGCGAGATGGCATCCACCGCTCCATCGTCGCCGCCCGCGATCTCCAGCCGGGGCATAAGATCCGGGAAGATGACCTGACATGGGTACGGCCTGGTGGCGGCCTCGCCCCAGGCCAGGAGGCCTGCTTACTCGGGTATCGACTACGCACCCGCAAGCACTCCGGGGAGCAGCTGCTGGTGTCTGACCTTGAGTGAGATGCTGGGCTTGGGTGCTGCGACGCGGCTTCCTTCGATCTGGCTCGCTCCAGGACCACACGTCCTCTTTCGTCGCCGGCGGATAGCATCCGCCGCTTGACGATCCACGAGTCCAGCCAAGTCACCGAGAAGGAATATCTACGCGACCTCGAGGCGCTCGAGAACCTCGCCTACGAGATCCCCAATACGCACATGGGGGCGATGGCGAAGTTGACCACCCTCATTACGCTGAATATGCGCTGGGAACGTGTTGCTTTCGACCGCTCCCTCGAAGAACACCCGTGGCGTGTGGCGCAGCGCTTCATTCGTGAAGCGGCGATCCAGCTCACGGCTTGGCGAGAGACGCTCTTTATCGAAACGCCGGGCCGCAGCGTGGCCTCAGCGCCGGTCCCGATGGAGGAGGGTCATCGCGATCTCTTTCAAGCACTATGGGTGAACTTCTCGCCGGAGGAGTATCAAGGCCGGATCGAACGTTTCGTCCGCCGCCTCGACATCAATAACCTCGGTGACGGTTTCCTCTCCGGCATGCGCTGCATTGACTTCGGATGTGGCCACGGAAACTTCGCCCACTCGTTGCTCGAGAGAGGTGCTGGCTTCGTCCTCGGCATTGACTACGGTGAGGACAGCATCCGCTACGCGACCGAAGCTCGCGACGCGCTGGGCGTCCCCGCCGAGAGGCTGGCGTTCCGCGTGGCGTCTGTCTACGAGGTCGGTGAGCCGGACGAGTCGTTCGACTTCGCGCTACAGAACGGTGTTTTCCATCATCTGGACGATGAGGATCGCGCGTACGCCGAGGTACATCGCGTCCTTAGGGCAGGCGGCTGGATGTGGGCGTACACGGATGGGGACGGCGCGGTGGCCCGAGATCTTTTCGACGCGTCCGTCCGGATTCTGCAGGACATACCGGCGGACTTCATTGTTGAGCAGTTGGACGGGCTGGGCGTAGGGACCAACAAGCGCTACCACCTAGGGGACGCGCTCAACGCAACGTACCGGCACACGACCTGGACTGAGCTGACCGATCGCCTGTCGACGCTGGGATTCGGCAACTTTCGCCGGCTGGTTGGCGGCTTCCCCACCGATTTCGATCACGACGTGATCGAGGACGATCCGTGGGGCCAGGAGAAGTTCGGTGAGGGAAACCTCCGCGTTCTCGCGCAGAAGGTGTCTTAGCTTAGACACCGCGCCGGCGCGCCCCCGGAGAGGGCGACAAGTACACGCTCTATGCGTTCCTCGCGAACCGGGCGTAGCCGACGGTAGGCTGGCCCCGTGCCTGGGGCCTTCGACGCGGGCAGTGGGCGGCGCCGGCTCGCGGCGCTGGTTGAGTCGGCCGACGAGGCTGTCATCCAGCTCGACCGCGATGGCCTCATCGAACGCTGGAACGCCGGCGCCCAGCACCTTTACGGCCACGCCGAGGACGATGCGGTCGGGTGCCGCCTCACCGAGCTGCTGCATGCGCCCGAGCTGCCGGAGCCCGGCGCCGACGGGTCCCTGCGCGACTTCACGGCCGGCCACCGCCACCGCGACGGCGGCGAGCTCACCGTGGCCTGCACCGTCTGGCCGGTGAGCGACGGCGGCCGGCTCACGGGAAGCGTGGTGGTGGCGCGCCGCAACGACGAGGCCGAGGAGCTCGAGCGGCGCATGCGCGACGAGGTGCAGCAGCTGCGCGAGGCCCAGGACGTTGCACAGCTCGGCGCGTGGGCGTGGCAGCCCGGGTCGAACATCGTGACCTGGAACGACGCCCTCTACCGCATCTACGGGGTGGACCCGCAGACCTTCACGCCCAGCGTGGAGGAGTACTTGGCTCGGGTGCACGACGACGACCGCGAGCTCGTCCTCGACCAGATCACGCGGTCACTCACCACCCGCGAGCCGTTCGAGTTCGACGAGCGCATCGTGCGGCCCGGAGGCGAGGTGCGGCAGGTGCATTCGCGCGGCCGGGTGATCGCCGACGCCGACGGCGGCGCTGAACGGATGATCGGCGTCTCCGTGGACGTGACCGAGCGGGTGCAGGGACAGGCGCAGCTGCGCGACGCCATGGAGCGCCTGCAGGAGGCGCAGGAGATCGCGCGCATCGGCAGCTGGGAGTGGGACATCGCCGGGAACGAG
The sequence above is drawn from the Thermoleophilaceae bacterium genome and encodes:
- a CDS encoding NTP transferase domain-containing protein, with the translated sequence MIATVVQARMSSARLPGKVLRPIAGTPALQYLLERLARAHGPDSTIVATSQGPEDDPVAALCDRLGVPVHRGPLEDVAERFAEVVERFGLDAFVRVSGDSPLLDQRIVDRAVELFRSREPDLVTNVFPRSFPVGQSVEVVSAASFGALLPELEDSDAREHLTRMFYSRPERFSIENFSNDRDLSGVRLAIDEEPDALLVERVVSRMTRPHWDYSLDELVALADGPAPVG
- a CDS encoding NAD(P)-dependent oxidoreductase — translated: MVDVAGKRVALVGGAGFIGHQLAIALKEQGAEPHVIDGLAVNNLLHYTALPPGTPNRELYIKIIEQRFAKLHAAGVPIHVQDARDYHALSHILDEISPQTIVHLAAIAHAGKSNKDPMSTFGHSLRTLENALDFARADGVEHFVFFSSSMVYGNFQTPEVSEDHPLDPIGIYGALKLSGEKIVTAYKQVFDLDYTIIRPSALYGPGCVSRRVSQIFIESALVGDKLRVDGDGDERLDFSYIGDVVDGVLRAVGHPAARNECFNITAGNARQLRELIELVREHFPEVEVEYVERDALRPYRGTLSIEKARRLIGYDPQTTLEDGLDRYVAWYRDLVSDGALAAPPA
- a CDS encoding N-acetylneuraminate synthase family protein, translated to MKIGDFDLDERVLVVAEIGNNHEGDAETARELVREAAAAGAHAVKFQTFKTELFVSALDAARFAQLSRFELPSEVFAELADLARSLGLLFLSTPLDLESAGFLEGIVDAMKIASGDNDFFPLLRRVAAGDKPIVISTGASEEGHVQAAVDAVTEVRGPAARDSVALLHCVSSYPAEPQDLNLRAIPYLAERFPYAVGYSDHSLGITAALAAVALGARIVEKHFTLESVSSDFRDHQLSATPSQMRELVDAIEQAQGMLGSFEKTIQPTEAEARDGIHRSIVAARDLQPGHKIREDDLTWVRPGGGLAPGQEACLLGYRLRTRKHSGEQLLVSDLE
- a CDS encoding class I SAM-dependent methyltransferase encodes the protein MTIHESSQVTEKEYLRDLEALENLAYEIPNTHMGAMAKLTTLITLNMRWERVAFDRSLEEHPWRVAQRFIREAAIQLTAWRETLFIETPGRSVASAPVPMEEGHRDLFQALWVNFSPEEYQGRIERFVRRLDINNLGDGFLSGMRCIDFGCGHGNFAHSLLERGAGFVLGIDYGEDSIRYATEARDALGVPAERLAFRVASVYEVGEPDESFDFALQNGVFHHLDDEDRAYAEVHRVLRAGGWMWAYTDGDGAVARDLFDASVRILQDIPADFIVEQLDGLGVGTNKRYHLGDALNATYRHTTWTELTDRLSTLGFGNFRRLVGGFPTDFDHDVIEDDPWGQEKFGEGNLRVLAQKVS
- a CDS encoding GNAT family N-acetyltransferase, with amino-acid sequence MREDGWLSERFGHPVYSLTGLEGGFDAEALRGHTTGRDAASYQAKVAAGAWALVRDLVAAGFREVCTAVTLARALEPPLDPRRDEPVVRPIDPDRDSGLPDLAARAFHSSRFHLDPYIPGSVATAIKRDWTASYLSGTRGVGALVAEGDHGPLGFLGMLGTGDVRVIDLIAVDPAGQGRGAGRALVRRLLDETCGHSERVEVGTQTANGRAIRFYERLGFATARTAHDLHLHTGTPRWG